The Prochlorococcus marinus str. MIT 9301 genome window below encodes:
- a CDS encoding AhpC/TSA family protein has product MTDDFQNNIKNLLEEFNINGQKKFKLIVLFGLLGDFDSFEYAINLRSYIDNNQDKNLDIFAIAIGNQNGKEKFCNFTGFRKENLIVVSDNQIHNNLKVSRGLNIGLGGWINMLLMLSGINSFKTIKEVIRGYLGDRKAKQIYSEFDKIEVFKFLKFSGNSFTQVFGDGYLRPFELATFRLNNMNEIIQNWSDYILNDAYLPQRGASFLLNNKNQVIYKFFSNDVLGYSSNMRDPLEFLTDLIKE; this is encoded by the coding sequence GTGACTGACGATTTTCAAAATAATATCAAAAATCTGTTGGAAGAATTTAACATTAATGGGCAGAAAAAATTTAAGTTAATTGTTTTATTTGGCTTATTAGGAGATTTTGATAGCTTTGAATATGCAATAAATTTGAGAAGTTATATCGATAATAATCAAGATAAAAATTTAGATATTTTTGCAATTGCTATTGGTAACCAAAATGGAAAAGAAAAATTCTGTAACTTTACTGGCTTTCGTAAAGAAAATTTAATTGTAGTTTCGGATAATCAAATTCATAATAATCTTAAAGTTTCTAGAGGATTAAATATTGGTTTAGGAGGTTGGATCAATATGCTTTTGATGTTATCAGGTATAAATTCTTTTAAAACAATCAAAGAAGTTATTAGAGGTTATCTGGGAGACCGTAAAGCCAAACAAATCTATTCAGAATTTGACAAAATTGAAGTTTTTAAATTTCTAAAATTTTCAGGTAATTCATTTACACAAGTTTTCGGAGATGGTTATCTGAGACCATTTGAGTTGGCAACATTTAGATTAAATAACATGAATGAAATAATTCAGAATTGGAGTGACTATATTCTTAATGATGCATACCTTCCTCAAAGAGGAGCTTCTTTTCTACTAAACAATAAAAATCAAGTAATTTATAAATTTTTTTCAAATGATGTACTTGGATATTCATCAAATATGCGGGATCCCTTAGAATTTTTGACTGATTTAATTAAAGAATAG
- a CDS encoding SemiSWEET family sugar transporter, with translation MNVEIFGYFAAILTTAAFLPQLIKTLKTKKADDVSLTTLIMFIIGVFSWIIYGYKISSTPILIANFVTLILNLLILISKIFFSKKQT, from the coding sequence ATGAACGTAGAAATATTCGGATATTTTGCAGCGATTTTAACAACAGCGGCATTTCTGCCTCAATTGATAAAAACTTTAAAAACAAAAAAGGCAGATGACGTTTCTTTGACAACATTAATAATGTTTATTATCGGCGTTTTTTCTTGGATTATTTACGGTTATAAAATTTCGTCTACACCAATATTGATTGCAAATTTTGTTACTCTGATTTTAAATTTATTGATATTAATCTCTAAAATATTTTTTTCAAAAAAACAAACATGA
- a CDS encoding AEC family transporter — protein sequence MGLLLKEGIDINLIKSAFLAFFIIGFLIILINLIPIFKKRLPNYTLQLAGLIGNTSFLGIPIALALLPSTTINFTIGFDLGTTLFAWIFGPFFLQEKNKSNNIPNIKGLLNALVNSPASRGIIGVLLAYLFRIDEILGDYLWIPARIVIALAIIIVGTRLGIITNQKGRVLDLNEEIKFSILLKLFILPFITFLVCRTLNFNFYQLSAVILQAGTPTAISTILMAEAYGVKQQTASKILFTTTLISIITIPLLKIIMILFI from the coding sequence ATGGGGCTCTTATTAAAAGAAGGCATAGATATAAACCTAATTAAAAGTGCATTTTTAGCATTTTTTATTATTGGATTTTTAATAATATTAATAAATTTAATCCCAATATTTAAAAAGAGGCTTCCAAATTACACATTGCAGCTAGCAGGCTTAATAGGTAATACATCATTTCTTGGAATACCAATTGCGTTAGCTCTTCTACCTTCAACAACAATAAATTTCACAATTGGATTTGATTTAGGAACAACACTTTTTGCTTGGATATTTGGACCTTTTTTTCTTCAAGAAAAAAACAAAAGCAATAATATCCCAAACATCAAAGGACTATTAAATGCATTGGTTAATAGTCCTGCATCGAGAGGAATTATTGGTGTACTTCTTGCATATCTTTTTCGTATAGATGAAATTTTAGGAGATTATCTTTGGATTCCTGCAAGAATAGTTATTGCTTTAGCAATAATAATTGTGGGCACAAGACTTGGAATAATAACGAATCAAAAGGGAAGAGTTTTGGATCTAAATGAAGAAATAAAATTTTCAATTTTATTAAAATTGTTTATTCTTCCTTTTATTACTTTTTTAGTTTGCAGAACATTAAATTTTAATTTCTATCAATTATCAGCAGTAATTCTTCAAGCAGGAACCCCAACAGCAATATCAACGATATTAATGGCGGAGGCTTATGGCGTAAAACAACAAACTGCTTCAAAAATTCTTTTCACAACAACTTTAATTTCAATAATTACAATTCCTCTTTTAAAAATAATTATGATTTTATTTATTTAA
- a CDS encoding ArnT family glycosyltransferase — translation MILLNSKKRLITLLIVLVCGIIIFFLGLGTTGLVDETPPLFAAAARAMSESGDWITPKVNGMFRFDKPPLIYWLMGFFYSLPKNEIWDSYGTLSARLPSALGSLFLMLMIGDTLFCWPQKSDRQFLTPIVASLGFALSPLIIIWSRTAVSDALLTGTLGISLLLFWRRMASENNDQCISAWVFLGFAILTKGPVAFVLALLTITSFLFSQKNWKTLLCKINPKKGFLITILISVPWYLLELVKEGKPFWDNFFGYHNFQRYTSVVNNHAEPFWFFLYIMILASLPFTPFLFHGIFKAFEDFLKSSKQSCNVAETLYIYSLCWLISVLIFFSLSATKLPSYWLPAIPAAAILITNSFINLKNSSKSYLFLWNFNILIFFGVTMAFFFSNNWLSSINDPEMPNLASELISSGIIFKAKLFFSLFTLLAIILFSLKSRNILLYLQILLLIGQSSLMPPIRKLADTSRQLPLRNISKLILDIRERRETLAMIGIRKPSLHFYSRQIVFYEPSTEEGLINLSDRLNTDRRENYEDQPDYEYKSLLVVIDEYSSGRHQWSKINHQKLGKFGIYNLWRIQKSDLNNYSKFLENSGYKSDWKNRKVEKF, via the coding sequence ATGATTCTTCTTAACTCAAAAAAAAGGCTTATAACCTTACTGATAGTTTTAGTTTGTGGGATCATTATATTTTTTCTAGGTTTAGGTACTACAGGACTGGTGGATGAAACGCCCCCTTTATTTGCTGCTGCGGCAAGGGCGATGAGTGAATCTGGTGACTGGATAACTCCAAAGGTTAATGGAATGTTCCGTTTTGATAAGCCACCATTAATATATTGGCTTATGGGTTTTTTTTACTCATTGCCGAAAAACGAGATCTGGGATAGTTACGGGACACTCTCAGCAAGACTTCCTTCAGCTTTGGGATCATTATTTTTAATGTTGATGATTGGAGATACTTTGTTTTGTTGGCCACAGAAGAGTGATAGGCAATTCCTCACTCCAATAGTTGCATCATTAGGCTTTGCTTTGTCTCCACTGATAATTATATGGAGTAGAACTGCTGTGAGTGATGCCCTTTTAACTGGAACCTTGGGGATAAGCCTGCTTTTGTTTTGGAGAAGAATGGCAAGTGAAAATAATGACCAATGTATTTCAGCGTGGGTATTTTTAGGTTTTGCAATTTTAACTAAAGGACCTGTTGCATTCGTTTTGGCATTATTAACTATTACATCTTTTTTGTTTAGTCAGAAGAATTGGAAAACGTTGCTCTGCAAGATAAATCCTAAGAAAGGTTTTTTAATAACAATTCTTATAAGTGTTCCATGGTATTTATTAGAACTAGTAAAAGAGGGAAAGCCTTTTTGGGACAATTTTTTTGGTTACCATAATTTTCAAAGATATACCTCAGTTGTAAATAATCATGCCGAACCATTCTGGTTTTTTCTTTACATAATGATATTGGCTTCATTACCATTCACGCCTTTTTTGTTTCACGGAATATTCAAAGCCTTTGAGGATTTCTTGAAAAGTTCAAAACAAAGTTGCAATGTCGCTGAGACCCTTTATATCTATTCTCTATGTTGGCTAATATCAGTTTTGATTTTCTTTAGCCTTTCTGCTACAAAACTACCAAGCTATTGGTTGCCAGCGATTCCAGCAGCGGCAATCTTAATTACTAATAGCTTTATAAACTTAAAAAATTCAAGTAAAAGCTATCTATTTTTATGGAATTTTAATATTTTAATTTTCTTCGGTGTTACGATGGCATTCTTTTTCTCAAATAATTGGTTAAGCTCAATAAATGATCCCGAAATGCCTAATCTCGCATCTGAACTAATAAGTTCTGGGATAATTTTTAAAGCTAAATTATTCTTCTCTTTATTTACACTACTTGCAATAATTTTATTTTCTTTAAAGTCCAGAAATATCCTTCTTTATCTTCAAATTTTACTTTTAATTGGACAATCCTCTTTGATGCCGCCAATAAGAAAATTAGCAGATACTTCTAGGCAATTACCTTTGAGAAATATCTCAAAATTAATTTTAGATATTCGCGAGAGGAGGGAAACCTTAGCAATGATCGGTATAAGAAAGCCTTCATTGCATTTTTACTCCAGGCAAATAGTTTTTTATGAACCAAGTACTGAAGAGGGATTAATTAATCTTTCAGACAGGCTAAATACTGATAGGCGAGAAAATTATGAGGATCAACCTGATTATGAATACAAATCTCTATTGGTCGTCATAGATGAATACTCTTCAGGCCGACACCAATGGTCAAAAATTAATCATCAAAAATTGGGTAAATTTGGGATTTATAATTTATGGCGAATTCAAAAAAGTGATTTAAATAATTATTCGAAATTTTTAGAGAATAGTGGTTATAAATCCGACTGGAAAAATAGGAAAGTTGAAAAATTTTAA
- a CDS encoding glycosyltransferase family 4 protein, with product MRIVLISTPIGFLGSGKGGGVELTLNSLVSGLISLGHSVEVVAPKNSKLHESNVNAKLHFVEGEDQISWQHQDFNSHVSIPDNSLLAGMLEKAIDIAKHADVLLNMSYDWLPIWMTLNLEIPIAHIVSMGSESSVISNLISKVYAKYPNNFAFHSKMQANDYPFIKKPTIIGNGFNLDNYIFQDSVKGPLAWVGRVAPEKGLEDAVYVADQLGEKLKVWGFIEDEMYASKIEKLFPQGAIDWMGFLSTDELQKELGKCRGLLNTPKWNEAYGNVIVEALACGVPVVAYKRGGPSEIIMHGQTGYLADPDDKKNMLSYVEIIEKINRQKCREWVEKNASADIFANKVVNWLNEVMHEYK from the coding sequence ATGCGAATAGTTTTGATTAGTACTCCAATAGGATTCTTGGGCAGTGGTAAAGGTGGTGGAGTTGAATTAACTTTGAATTCTTTAGTTTCAGGTTTAATTTCTTTAGGCCATTCTGTCGAGGTTGTAGCTCCAAAAAATTCTAAGTTACACGAAAGTAATGTAAATGCGAAATTACATTTTGTGGAAGGTGAAGATCAAATTAGTTGGCAACATCAAGATTTCAATTCTCACGTAAGTATTCCAGACAATTCACTATTAGCGGGAATGCTTGAAAAGGCAATAGATATTGCTAAACATGCAGATGTATTGTTGAACATGTCCTATGATTGGTTGCCTATCTGGATGACTCTAAATTTAGAGATACCCATTGCACATATTGTTAGTATGGGTTCTGAAAGTTCAGTAATTAGTAATTTAATCTCTAAGGTATACGCTAAATATCCAAATAATTTTGCTTTTCACTCAAAAATGCAAGCTAATGATTATCCATTCATAAAAAAACCAACAATTATTGGGAATGGGTTTAATTTAGATAATTATATTTTTCAAGATTCAGTTAAGGGACCCTTGGCATGGGTTGGAAGAGTGGCTCCAGAGAAAGGTTTGGAGGATGCAGTTTATGTGGCAGATCAACTTGGCGAAAAATTAAAAGTTTGGGGATTTATAGAAGATGAGATGTATGCCTCAAAGATAGAAAAATTATTCCCTCAAGGAGCTATAGATTGGATGGGGTTTTTATCAACCGATGAATTACAAAAAGAACTTGGTAAATGCAGGGGTTTGCTAAATACTCCAAAGTGGAATGAGGCATATGGAAACGTTATTGTTGAAGCTTTAGCCTGTGGGGTACCTGTTGTAGCTTATAAAAGGGGAGGACCTAGTGAAATTATTATGCATGGCCAAACAGGTTATCTTGCTGATCCTGATGATAAAAAAAATATGCTTTCTTATGTTGAGATTATTGAAAAAATAAATCGTCAGAAATGTAGAGAATGGGTAGAAAAAAATGCCTCCGCAGATATATTTGCTAACAAGGTTGTTAACTGGCTTAATGAGGTAATGCATGAATATAAATAA
- a CDS encoding DMT family transporter, with the protein MNSILNWLLMILPFALWGTSMAAMTPLVSNADPEFVASLRLLPAGILVLITTYLLKRDLKIYRCDLKWFFVFTIVDATFFQFFLTYGIEKTGAGLGSVLIDSQPLLVAILARAIFGNLINPIGWLGLIFGLGGIVFLGVPQEFLGNWWLMSDKSINDVAFNFGELWMLAAALAMALGTILIRFTCTKSDSVAVTGWHMVLGSLPLIVKHCLQTSFKIIPDWSLFDWGLMSFASIFGGAIAYGLFFYFANNKEITGFSTLAFLTPVFALLSGGVWLDERLTIVQWIGVVFVLISVFLVSQRKSLWENKFSDTTI; encoded by the coding sequence ATGAATTCAATCCTAAATTGGCTTTTAATGATTCTTCCTTTTGCACTTTGGGGTACTTCAATGGCGGCTATGACTCCCTTAGTTTCTAATGCTGACCCGGAATTTGTAGCTTCTTTAAGATTACTTCCTGCAGGGATTCTTGTTCTAATTACAACATATTTGTTAAAAAGAGATTTAAAAATTTATAGATGTGATTTGAAGTGGTTTTTTGTCTTTACGATAGTAGATGCTACTTTTTTTCAGTTTTTTTTAACTTATGGTATCGAAAAGACTGGAGCAGGTTTAGGCTCTGTCTTAATTGATTCTCAACCTCTTTTGGTAGCTATTTTAGCGAGAGCAATTTTTGGAAATTTGATTAATCCAATAGGTTGGTTAGGACTAATTTTTGGATTGGGAGGAATAGTATTTTTAGGGGTTCCACAAGAATTTTTAGGTAATTGGTGGTTGATGTCTGACAAATCTATAAATGATGTTGCTTTTAACTTTGGAGAGCTCTGGATGCTTGCAGCCGCTTTAGCTATGGCATTAGGAACAATTTTAATTAGATTCACTTGTACTAAAAGTGATTCAGTTGCAGTTACAGGTTGGCATATGGTTTTAGGAAGTTTGCCCTTAATTGTTAAGCACTGCTTACAAACAAGTTTCAAAATAATTCCAGATTGGTCACTATTCGATTGGGGACTTATGTCATTTGCAAGTATTTTTGGAGGGGCAATAGCGTATGGATTGTTTTTCTATTTTGCCAATAATAAAGAAATAACTGGATTTAGTACTCTTGCATTTTTAACTCCTGTATTTGCTCTTCTTAGTGGAGGTGTTTGGTTAGATGAAAGGCTCACTATTGTTCAGTGGATTGGAGTAGTGTTTGTTCTTATCTCTGTATTTCTTGTTAGCCAGCGAAAGAGTTTATGGGAAAATAAGTTTTCTGACACTACTATTTAA
- the sppA gene encoding signal peptide peptidase SppA, whose product MIWPFRRKSKKRMARIVIDEPITSSTRVSVLKALKQIEDREFPALIVRIDSPGGTVGDSQEIYSAIKRLKNKGCKVIASFGNISASGGVYIGVASDKIVANPGTITGSIGVIIRGNNLSELLDKVGIKFETVKSGVFKDILSPDKPLSEEGRRLLQGLIDESYKQFTEAVADGRNLPVEEVRKFADGRIFTGTQAKELGLVDEVGDEFVARELAAEMVNIDPKIQPLTFGKKKKKILGLIPGSKMIEKIINNIFFEFDSSNKVLWLYKP is encoded by the coding sequence ATGATTTGGCCTTTTAGACGAAAGTCAAAAAAAAGAATGGCTCGCATAGTTATAGATGAGCCTATTACAAGTTCAACAAGAGTTTCGGTCCTTAAAGCTCTTAAACAAATAGAGGATAGAGAATTTCCTGCTTTAATCGTGAGAATTGATTCACCAGGTGGTACTGTCGGAGATAGCCAAGAAATATATTCTGCCATTAAAAGACTAAAAAATAAAGGATGTAAAGTCATTGCTAGCTTTGGTAATATTTCAGCATCTGGAGGTGTTTACATTGGTGTTGCATCTGACAAGATAGTTGCGAATCCAGGAACAATTACAGGTTCTATTGGTGTGATTATAAGAGGAAATAATTTATCTGAATTATTAGATAAAGTTGGTATTAAATTTGAAACCGTTAAAAGCGGAGTATTTAAAGATATACTTTCTCCTGATAAGCCTTTAAGCGAGGAAGGGAGGAGATTGCTTCAAGGCCTAATTGATGAAAGCTACAAACAATTTACTGAAGCTGTTGCTGATGGAAGAAATTTACCTGTTGAAGAAGTAAGAAAATTTGCTGATGGGAGGATTTTTACTGGCACTCAAGCGAAAGAATTAGGATTAGTTGATGAGGTTGGAGATGAATTTGTTGCAAGGGAACTAGCTGCAGAGATGGTCAATATTGACCCTAAAATTCAACCCCTAACATTTGGTAAGAAAAAGAAAAAAATACTTGGATTAATTCCTGGAAGTAAAATGATTGAGAAAATCATCAATAATATCTTTTTTGAGTTTGACTCATCTAATAAAGTACTTTGGTTATACAAGCCTTAA
- the aroH gene encoding chorismate mutase, which produces MSEKMKDDYKITFIRGATTASGNSVGEIEVAVVELIDELISRNDLIKTNILSITFTATKDLNACFPASIARKFNGLDSVAFIDCQQMHVSNDVDFCIRIMAQVLLPPKYAIKHPYLRGAAKLRTDRC; this is translated from the coding sequence ATGTCTGAAAAAATGAAAGATGATTATAAAATTACATTTATTCGTGGCGCAACTACAGCATCTGGAAATTCTGTTGGGGAAATAGAAGTTGCCGTGGTGGAATTAATTGATGAATTAATTTCACGCAACGATCTGATCAAGACGAACATATTATCCATTACATTCACAGCGACAAAAGATTTGAATGCATGTTTTCCTGCTTCAATTGCCAGAAAATTTAATGGACTTGATTCAGTAGCCTTTATAGACTGCCAACAAATGCATGTATCTAATGATGTTGATTTTTGTATAAGAATTATGGCTCAAGTTTTATTGCCACCCAAATATGCAATAAAGCACCCTTATTTAAGAGGCGCTGCAAAATTAAGGACAGATAGATGTTAA
- a CDS encoding DUF2808 domain-containing protein, producing the protein MFKIAKKFTFNLKILRFFLIPTILVSTPFFNYIQEAKAGLEFQWNQNSSFRKLKWFQKENKRKYRNTIYFFFRPSDRKTDILKINLAIPKTFKSTLNNEKISFCKVRIGGFESRTKCLEDIPADFEIKTDESGLRSLDIYPYSPIPSNKDSYAIVFKIFNPKRSGLYQFHSFVQPKGKSFSSYLGSWTIVID; encoded by the coding sequence ATGTTTAAAATCGCAAAGAAATTTACTTTCAATCTTAAAATTTTAAGATTTTTTCTAATCCCCACTATTTTAGTTTCGACTCCTTTTTTTAATTACATCCAAGAGGCTAAAGCAGGATTGGAATTTCAGTGGAATCAAAACTCTAGTTTTAGGAAATTAAAGTGGTTTCAAAAAGAAAATAAAAGGAAATATAGAAATACAATTTATTTTTTCTTCAGGCCATCTGATAGAAAAACTGATATTTTAAAAATTAATCTAGCAATTCCCAAGACCTTTAAATCCACTCTAAATAATGAAAAAATTAGTTTTTGCAAAGTAAGAATAGGCGGTTTTGAGAGTAGAACAAAATGTTTAGAAGACATCCCAGCTGATTTCGAAATCAAGACTGATGAATCAGGCTTACGTTCACTTGATATTTACCCCTACAGCCCAATTCCTTCTAACAAAGACAGTTATGCGATTGTCTTTAAAATCTTTAATCCAAAAAGATCAGGTTTATATCAATTTCATTCATTTGTGCAACCTAAAGGTAAATCATTTTCAAGTTATTTAGGAAGCTGGACTATAGTGATCGATTAA
- the rpmH gene encoding 50S ribosomal protein L34: MTKRTFGGTSRKRKRVSGFRVRMRSHTGRRVIKSRRQKGRERIAV, from the coding sequence ATGACTAAAAGAACTTTTGGCGGAACTTCAAGGAAAAGAAAACGTGTATCTGGTTTTAGAGTAAGAATGCGTTCCCATACAGGTAGAAGAGTTATTAAAAGCAGAAGGCAAAAAGGTAGAGAGAGAATAGCTGTATAA
- the rnpA gene encoding ribonuclease P protein component, translating to MALPKDMRLKGHRTFNYIHKNSITYHGKLMTFKVARSNPGILLTHKLKNTSNKFRVAIAISKKVSKKAVERNKLRRILQEWLLTNIQKINNHKPYWLLVNLKFGDFCNDKSKLLEEFQNLMFKSRLIK from the coding sequence ATGGCCTTACCTAAGGATATGCGTTTAAAAGGTCATAGGACCTTTAATTACATTCATAAAAATTCCATAACATATCATGGAAAATTAATGACATTTAAAGTTGCAAGGTCTAATCCAGGAATTCTCTTAACTCATAAACTCAAAAATACCTCAAATAAATTTAGGGTTGCAATTGCTATTAGTAAGAAAGTTTCAAAAAAAGCTGTAGAAAGAAATAAATTGAGAAGAATCCTGCAAGAGTGGTTATTAACAAACATTCAAAAAATTAATAACCACAAACCATATTGGTTACTTGTTAACCTTAAATTTGGGGATTTCTGCAATGATAAAAGTAAACTTTTGGAGGAATTTCAAAACTTAATGTTCAAATCTCGTCTAATCAAATGA
- a CDS encoding PH domain-containing protein, which yields MINMNEEIFYEGGPAKSDLIINLLAGITILGLPFTFAAIVRALWLRYKITNKRISIDGGWFGKNKTQVSLSNIEEIRSIPRGFGSYGDMVLILNDGSKVEMKSLPLFREKQKFIEENINKRSQTPNLKEVEGFATKF from the coding sequence ATGATTAACATGAATGAAGAAATCTTTTATGAAGGTGGGCCCGCAAAAAGTGATTTAATTATAAATCTTCTTGCAGGTATAACTATTCTTGGATTACCGTTTACTTTTGCCGCAATAGTTAGAGCATTGTGGTTGAGATATAAAATCACAAACAAAAGAATTTCAATAGATGGAGGTTGGTTTGGTAAAAACAAAACACAAGTCTCATTAAGCAATATAGAAGAAATCAGATCTATTCCAAGGGGATTCGGATCATACGGTGATATGGTTCTCATCCTAAATGATGGATCAAAGGTTGAAATGAAATCATTACCCTTATTTAGAGAAAAGCAAAAATTTATCGAAGAAAATATAAACAAAAGATCACAGACCCCAAATCTCAAAGAAGTTGAAGGATTTGCTACTAAATTCTAA
- the yidC gene encoding membrane protein insertase YidC has protein sequence MIGFISEKLLIPILDFFYGLVPSYGLAIVALTVVIRIALFPLSAGSIRSARRMKIAQPVMQKRQAEIKSKFSGDPKKQQEELGKLMNEFGSPLAGCLPLIVQMPVLFALFATLRGSPFADVPYNINLKVVPQDQIAAIDPKPYKSPRHSIFITEKSHFPVIATIPNGTKLGTEESIKISLQTTNGNSYSEVLSKYDNGSNFLPTWKVSKGSENLKVSQDGTVTAIKPGDATIEAKIPGLAAKSGFLFIKALGQVGFYVDGAINWDIAALVGAFGLTLLLSQVLSSQGMPANPQQSTANKITPVMITGMFLFFPLPAGVLLYMVVANIFQAFQTFLLNKEALPENLQKILDQQLLAKNEVITTTAATISDKRLPFEPNSKK, from the coding sequence GTGATAGGGTTCATTTCTGAAAAACTACTTATCCCGATTCTAGATTTTTTCTACGGTTTAGTTCCTAGTTATGGTTTAGCGATTGTCGCATTGACTGTCGTTATTAGAATTGCACTTTTCCCTTTAAGCGCTGGTTCCATTAGAAGTGCAAGGAGGATGAAAATTGCCCAGCCAGTAATGCAAAAAAGACAAGCAGAAATAAAATCAAAATTTTCAGGTGACCCAAAAAAACAGCAAGAGGAGCTTGGAAAATTAATGAACGAGTTTGGCAGTCCACTTGCAGGTTGCTTGCCTTTGATTGTACAAATGCCTGTTCTTTTTGCACTTTTTGCAACTTTAAGGGGATCTCCTTTCGCTGATGTTCCTTACAACATAAATCTTAAGGTTGTCCCACAGGATCAAATTGCAGCTATAGATCCAAAACCTTATAAATCTCCAAGACACTCTATATTCATAACAGAAAAATCACATTTTCCAGTAATAGCTACCATTCCCAACGGAACTAAATTAGGAACGGAAGAATCCATCAAAATTAGTCTCCAAACAACTAATGGCAATAGCTACTCAGAAGTTTTATCTAAATATGACAATGGATCAAATTTTCTCCCTACTTGGAAGGTCTCAAAAGGCTCAGAGAATCTAAAAGTTTCTCAAGACGGTACAGTAACTGCTATTAAACCAGGTGATGCAACAATTGAGGCAAAAATACCTGGTTTAGCCGCAAAAAGTGGTTTCCTTTTTATTAAAGCTCTTGGTCAAGTTGGGTTTTATGTGGATGGGGCAATTAATTGGGATATTGCAGCACTTGTTGGTGCCTTTGGATTAACCCTCCTTCTTTCTCAAGTTCTATCTAGTCAAGGGATGCCTGCTAATCCACAGCAATCAACAGCAAACAAAATTACACCAGTTATGATTACTGGAATGTTTCTGTTTTTCCCACTACCAGCAGGAGTTTTACTGTACATGGTTGTTGCTAATATATTTCAAGCATTTCAGACTTTTCTGCTTAATAAAGAGGCTCTTCCTGAGAATCTACAGAAAATTCTTGATCAACAATTATTGGCCAAGAATGAAGTAATAACAACTACGGCTGCAACTATCTCAGATAAAAGATTACCTTTTGAACCTAATAGTAAAAAATAG